A single region of the Gemmatimonadaceae bacterium genome encodes:
- a CDS encoding acyl-CoA dehydrogenase family protein has protein sequence MDDSLYFSEQHLAVRDMVREFARDEVAPVAAQFDASQEFPWANIKKMGELGLLGIPWPESLGGAGLDILSYLIVIHEMAKVDASHAITISAHTTLGTSPIVNFGTPEQKELYVPLLASGRVLGGFGLTEPTAGSDAAGTRTTAVRKNGHYVLNGSKVFITHGGVGEIFVVTAVTDPALDTKGITSFIVTKEADLSQRGADVDIGHEPSLPSMAGFRAGKKEDKLGWRASDTRELIFEDVEVPVGNRLGEDGMGFINFMQTLDSGRIGIAALSLGIAEGAFEQALNYAAGRRQFGRAIASFQGIQFQLSDMATEIEAGKHLMFHAAWLAQQKKPFGKEAAIAKLFCSELAMRSTLKAIQIHGGYGYTKDYPVERMMRDAKVCEIGEGTSEIQRIVIARHLLRGIAD, from the coding sequence GTGCGCGAGTTCGCACGCGACGAAGTGGCTCCCGTCGCTGCGCAATTCGATGCGTCCCAGGAATTCCCCTGGGCGAACATCAAGAAAATGGGGGAGCTGGGACTTCTGGGCATCCCATGGCCGGAATCACTCGGCGGCGCCGGACTCGACATACTCAGCTACCTCATCGTCATCCATGAGATGGCGAAGGTGGACGCCTCGCACGCGATCACGATCTCCGCGCACACGACTCTCGGCACTTCGCCGATAGTCAACTTCGGCACCCCCGAGCAAAAGGAGCTCTACGTCCCGCTCCTCGCCTCAGGGCGTGTGCTCGGCGGATTCGGTTTGACCGAGCCGACCGCGGGCAGCGACGCAGCCGGTACTCGCACAACGGCTGTCCGAAAAAACGGTCACTACGTCCTCAACGGATCGAAGGTGTTCATCACGCACGGCGGGGTTGGCGAGATCTTCGTCGTCACGGCCGTCACCGATCCGGCGCTCGATACGAAGGGCATCACTTCGTTCATTGTCACCAAGGAAGCCGATCTGTCGCAGCGCGGCGCAGATGTGGACATCGGTCACGAGCCGTCGCTTCCGTCGATGGCGGGCTTCAGAGCCGGAAAGAAGGAAGACAAGCTGGGCTGGCGTGCCTCCGATACCCGGGAGCTCATCTTCGAGGATGTCGAAGTACCGGTCGGGAACAGACTTGGCGAGGATGGAATGGGCTTCATCAACTTCATGCAGACGCTCGACTCGGGCCGCATCGGAATCGCTGCCCTCTCGCTCGGAATTGCCGAGGGCGCCTTCGAGCAGGCTTTGAATTACGCTGCCGGGCGCCGGCAGTTCGGCCGTGCCATTGCGAGCTTTCAGGGGATCCAGTTTCAGCTCTCCGACATGGCGACTGAAATCGAAGCAGGGAAGCACCTGATGTTCCATGCTGCCTGGCTGGCTCAGCAGAAGAAACCATTCGGTAAGGAAGCCGCGATTGCAAAGCTTTTCTGCTCCGAGCTTGCAATGAGGTCCACGCTCAAGGCAATCCAGATCCACGGTGGGTACGGCTACACGAAGGATTATCCTGTCGAGCGAATGATGCGCGACGCGAAAGTCTGCGAGATCGGAGAAGGGACCTCCGAAATACAGCGAATCGTGATCGCGCGTCACCTCCTGAGGGGCATCGCCGATTGA
- a CDS encoding isoprenylcysteine carboxylmethyltransferase family protein, with amino-acid sequence MTYSEAAKKLRLPLGFALGILYLLFARPTQLSLITGGLIALVGVAVRAWASGHISKNEQLAVAGPYAHTRNPLYFGSFLIAAGFAVAAHWALLLVVIAFWAFVYAPTMERERANISSRFPEGYARYSQNVPAFVPRVKPWREEASNASAFSPTLYMKHGEWKALLTYLLAIAWLALRIS; translated from the coding sequence TTGACTTACTCCGAAGCAGCCAAGAAGCTACGGTTGCCGCTCGGTTTCGCCCTCGGAATTCTCTATCTGCTGTTTGCCCGGCCAACCCAGCTCTCGCTCATCACCGGAGGGCTCATCGCCCTCGTCGGGGTAGCGGTCCGCGCATGGGCCTCAGGACACATCTCTAAGAACGAGCAGCTCGCCGTAGCCGGGCCGTACGCCCACACGCGCAACCCGCTCTATTTCGGGAGCTTCCTGATTGCCGCGGGCTTCGCGGTCGCTGCCCATTGGGCGCTTCTGCTTGTGGTCATCGCGTTCTGGGCCTTTGTCTATGCGCCAACTATGGAGCGGGAACGGGCGAACATCAGCAGCCGCTTCCCGGAGGGCTACGCACGCTACTCGCAGAACGTCCCGGCGTTTGTTCCGCGGGTGAAACCGTGGCGTGAGGAAGCTTCGAACGCGAGTGCGTTCAGCCCCACTCTGTACATGAAGCATGGCGAGTGGAAGGCCTTGCTCACATATCTGCTAGCTATTGCGTGGCTGGCGCTCAGGATTAGTTGA
- a CDS encoding Rne/Rng family ribonuclease, which translates to MKREILINAGARETRVAILEDGELVELLVDRPDNRRMVGDVYLGKVEAVLPGIQAAFVDIGTEKSAFLHASDLVHESAEEAEDDEDEDDPDNGNGNGVASAARNGAESIPAAVHQSRRGRKAPPIQDALKRGQEIMVQISKEPISTKGPRVTAQLSLAGRFLVYIPDSSRVGVSRKIGSGAERQRLKEQVAAILPERSGGVIVRTVSEDVTPEALERDLEMLMAQWKKIQRKSKFTRAPALLHRETGLTRGLVRDLFSAKVDSLKIDSKPVFNEVVEYLKTVAPDLIPRVKLYEAPTPLFDSAGIESEIRNAFKRRCDLPSGGYLIIEPTEALVSIDVNSGRYTGKKDPEKTVLRTNIEAAAEVARQLRLRDVGGIIVCDFIDMETRQSRERVLQELRMHLSRDRARTKAFAVSDLGLIEMTRQRVRQSHYQSMTGPCPTCEGTGRVFTPETIVRRMERSVRRMVIEGRRDNLLVKLHPEVAMYVLEEEKELVHKLQKAASFSLELRDDPLLKPDEFKLVVKAQGRDVTQQYALS; encoded by the coding sequence ATGAAAAGAGAAATCCTCATCAACGCCGGCGCGCGCGAGACGCGCGTGGCGATCCTGGAGGACGGGGAGCTCGTAGAGCTACTCGTCGATCGTCCAGACAACCGTCGCATGGTAGGCGACGTATACCTTGGGAAGGTCGAGGCGGTGCTGCCGGGGATTCAGGCGGCATTTGTCGACATCGGCACGGAGAAGAGCGCCTTCCTTCATGCCTCCGATCTCGTTCATGAAAGCGCCGAAGAGGCGGAGGACGACGAAGACGAGGACGATCCCGACAACGGGAACGGGAACGGAGTCGCGTCGGCGGCGCGCAATGGCGCCGAGAGTATTCCGGCCGCGGTCCATCAATCGCGGCGAGGCCGCAAGGCGCCGCCGATCCAGGACGCGCTCAAACGCGGGCAGGAGATCATGGTCCAGATCTCCAAGGAGCCGATTTCGACGAAGGGTCCGCGCGTAACCGCCCAGCTCTCACTCGCCGGTCGATTCCTGGTCTACATTCCGGATTCGTCGCGGGTCGGCGTAAGTCGGAAGATCGGGTCCGGAGCGGAACGCCAGCGTCTCAAGGAGCAGGTTGCCGCGATATTGCCCGAGCGCTCGGGCGGAGTAATCGTCAGGACAGTGAGCGAGGACGTTACTCCCGAGGCTCTGGAGCGAGACCTCGAGATGCTGATGGCCCAGTGGAAGAAGATCCAGCGCAAGTCCAAATTCACCCGTGCGCCGGCTCTGCTACACCGCGAGACGGGGCTCACCCGGGGTCTCGTCCGCGATCTGTTCAGCGCAAAGGTAGACAGCCTGAAGATCGACTCCAAGCCCGTGTTCAACGAGGTGGTCGAGTACCTCAAGACGGTGGCTCCGGATCTCATTCCCCGCGTGAAGTTGTACGAAGCCCCGACGCCGCTCTTCGACTCAGCGGGAATCGAATCCGAGATCCGGAATGCCTTCAAGCGCCGCTGCGATCTTCCTTCAGGCGGTTACCTCATCATCGAGCCGACGGAAGCGCTGGTGTCGATCGACGTGAACTCCGGCAGGTATACCGGCAAGAAGGACCCGGAGAAGACGGTGCTCCGGACGAACATCGAGGCCGCTGCCGAGGTCGCGCGTCAGCTGCGGCTTCGCGACGTTGGCGGAATTATCGTCTGCGACTTCATCGACATGGAGACGCGGCAGTCCAGGGAGCGTGTCCTGCAGGAGCTTCGCATGCATCTGAGTCGCGACCGCGCGCGCACAAAAGCTTTTGCGGTAAGCGACCTGGGGCTGATCGAGATGACGCGGCAGCGCGTCAGGCAGAGTCACTACCAGAGCATGACCGGGCCGTGCCCGACATGCGAAGGCACCGGAAGGGTGTTCACGCCCGAGACGATCGTGCGCAGAATGGAGCGGTCCGTGCGGCGAATGGTGATCGAAGGCCGCCGCGACAACCTGCTGGTGAAGCTCCATCCCGAAGTCGCGATGTATGTTCTCGAGGAAGAAAAGGAGCTGGTCCACAAGCTTCAGAAAGCCGCATCCTTCTCGCTCGAGCTTCGGGATGATCCGTTGCTCAAGCCCGATGAATTCAAGCTGGTTGTCAAAGCGCAGGGCAGGGACGTAACACAGCAGTACGCGCTCTCATAG